One Streptomyces sp. B21-105 genomic region harbors:
- a CDS encoding 2OG-Fe(II) oxygenase produces the protein MAKSARERLGVLLGGSKAAEFSARLEAPADGVGLEVAGVGPVRLPLRAPQVKKLIAVARPALFGRGEDTLSDSNVRDTWQIPPDQVTLGGRSWPTLLDGALEYFRDELGLPASTRLWAEPHALLVYGKGQFFLPHQDSEKDDAMVGTLVLSLPSAHTGGELVIGHAGQSRTYRASKTELSLVAFYTDCPHEVTPVRSGYRVTLTFNLLAERGAPERESGPLDDMAHCLEQHFNAPARPRHGGRALAPPRRLVYLLDHEYTQRGLGWDRLKGADAERAALLRAAAAQAGCETVLALAEVKETWDATPAGYDPWDDYGYEEEDEEGEEVTAVDGAGADEDYELGELIDDEITLGWWTGPDGAGGEQISLYVRDYESCASTPSADLKPYDSQYEGYMGNYGNTLDRWYRRAAVVVWPRERAFAARGEAGSRWALEELQARVTKGDRDGARAAAESLAPFWKGSGVQPGQLGSALRVAEGLQTPGTAAMLLHPFRIDALTPEHADDLAAVAKRYGVPWLGQVTEGWFGGAQNRFEEHQYDWTERLPQLCAALRSARSPAVAELLLTGVWAQVDGELPLWAETGSAEIRRVRLERLSLPLLRILEAADTQLRGRILAALRTRPDTVLECLLPMLRHAAQEQKEGEPRAAGLGAVARECGDRLGALVRRAPRAPDDWSVAWTGCGCELCGTLGTFLGSRSRRTLEWPLAKDGRRHVHSRIDTAELPVDHQTRRQGRPYTLVLTKTEELFSRERATRHQAGADLTWLASTWNLSGEAGVEPRP, from the coding sequence ATGGCCAAAAGCGCGAGGGAGCGGCTGGGCGTGCTGCTTGGCGGGTCGAAGGCGGCGGAGTTCAGCGCCCGGCTCGAAGCACCGGCGGACGGCGTCGGCCTTGAGGTGGCCGGGGTCGGACCAGTGCGTCTGCCGCTGCGCGCGCCGCAGGTGAAGAAGCTGATCGCGGTGGCGCGTCCGGCACTGTTCGGCCGGGGGGAGGACACCCTGAGCGACAGCAATGTGCGCGACACCTGGCAGATCCCGCCGGACCAGGTCACGCTGGGCGGCCGGTCCTGGCCGACGTTGCTCGACGGCGCGCTGGAGTACTTCCGCGACGAGCTCGGGCTACCGGCGTCGACCCGGCTGTGGGCCGAGCCGCACGCGCTCCTCGTGTACGGCAAGGGGCAGTTCTTCCTCCCCCACCAGGACTCGGAGAAGGACGACGCCATGGTGGGCACGCTGGTGCTGTCGCTGCCCTCGGCACACACCGGCGGCGAGCTGGTCATCGGGCACGCCGGGCAGAGCCGGACCTACCGTGCGTCGAAGACGGAGCTGAGCCTGGTGGCCTTCTACACCGACTGCCCGCACGAGGTGACACCGGTCAGGAGCGGCTACCGGGTGACCCTCACGTTCAACCTGCTGGCCGAGCGAGGGGCCCCGGAACGGGAGTCCGGCCCGCTCGACGACATGGCGCACTGCCTGGAGCAACACTTCAACGCACCGGCCAGGCCGCGCCACGGCGGCCGGGCCCTCGCTCCGCCCCGTCGTCTTGTCTACCTGCTCGATCACGAGTACACCCAGCGGGGTCTCGGCTGGGACCGGCTCAAGGGCGCCGACGCGGAGCGTGCCGCGCTGCTGCGCGCCGCGGCCGCCCAGGCGGGGTGCGAGACGGTACTCGCCCTCGCCGAGGTGAAGGAGACCTGGGACGCCACTCCGGCCGGGTACGACCCCTGGGACGACTACGGCTACGAAGAGGAGGACGAAGAGGGAGAGGAAGTAACTGCGGTCGACGGCGCGGGTGCCGACGAGGACTACGAGCTCGGCGAGCTGATCGACGACGAGATCACCCTCGGCTGGTGGACCGGTCCGGACGGCGCCGGCGGCGAGCAGATCTCGCTGTACGTCCGCGACTACGAGAGCTGCGCCAGTACCCCGAGTGCGGACCTGAAGCCCTATGACTCCCAGTACGAGGGCTACATGGGCAACTACGGCAACACGCTGGACCGTTGGTACCGGCGGGCCGCGGTCGTGGTGTGGCCACGAGAGCGGGCCTTCGCGGCGCGCGGCGAGGCCGGATCGCGGTGGGCACTGGAGGAACTGCAGGCCCGAGTCACCAAGGGCGACCGGGACGGCGCCCGCGCCGCGGCCGAGTCCCTCGCGCCGTTCTGGAAGGGCAGTGGTGTACAGCCCGGACAGCTGGGGAGCGCGCTGCGGGTGGCCGAGGGCCTCCAGACGCCCGGAACCGCCGCGATGCTCCTTCATCCGTTCCGGATCGACGCCCTCACTCCGGAACACGCGGACGACCTGGCCGCGGTGGCGAAGCGGTACGGCGTCCCGTGGCTGGGCCAGGTCACCGAGGGCTGGTTCGGCGGCGCGCAGAATCGCTTCGAGGAACACCAGTACGACTGGACCGAGCGGCTTCCCCAGCTGTGTGCGGCGCTGCGCTCCGCCCGGAGTCCGGCGGTCGCGGAGCTGCTGTTGACCGGGGTCTGGGCCCAGGTGGACGGTGAGCTGCCGCTGTGGGCCGAAACCGGGTCGGCCGAGATCCGTCGCGTGCGGTTGGAGCGGCTGAGCCTGCCGCTGCTGCGCATCCTGGAAGCGGCCGACACGCAGCTGCGCGGCCGCATCCTGGCAGCGCTGCGCACCCGCCCGGACACAGTGCTTGAGTGCCTGCTGCCGATGCTGCGCCACGCGGCGCAGGAACAGAAGGAGGGCGAGCCCCGGGCGGCGGGGCTCGGAGCGGTGGCACGGGAGTGCGGGGACCGGCTCGGCGCACTTGTGCGACGGGCGCCGCGCGCCCCGGATGACTGGTCGGTGGCGTGGACCGGGTGCGGCTGCGAGCTGTGTGGCACCCTGGGCACGTTTCTCGGCTCCCGCTCGCGGCGGACACTGGAGTGGCCGCTGGCGAAGGACGGGCGGCGGCACGTGCACAGCAGGATCGACACGGCCGAGTTGCCCGTGGACCATCAGACCAGGCGGCAGGGACGCCCGTACACGCTGGTGCTGACGAAGACCGAGGAACTGTTTTCGCGCGAGCGGGCGACCCGCCACCAGGCCGGAGCCGACCTGACCTGGCTGGCCTCGACATGGAACCTTTCCGGCGAGGCCGGAGTTGAGCCGAGGCCGTAA